From the genome of Geobacter sp. SVR, one region includes:
- a CDS encoding M48 family metallopeptidase: protein MSKKWLISGLLLALTGCSTVPVTGRYQLNLIPASSMTSMSLQQYDQFLKEHKISTNQEQTQLVKRVGERIKGAVEQYLTGIGRADLLANYKWEFNLVEDKQVNAWCMPGGKVAVYTGILPITKDEQGLAVVLGHEISHAVAEHGNERMSQGLMAQLGGVALSTALATKPAQTQQLWMAAYGAGAQYGAILPFSRLQENEADQLGLIFMTMAGYDPNQAVTFWERMAAQKNGQGGPEFLSTHPADATRIERIKQQIPEVIAKYRK, encoded by the coding sequence ATGTCGAAAAAATGGCTCATCAGCGGCTTGCTGCTGGCACTGACCGGCTGCAGCACGGTGCCGGTCACCGGCAGGTATCAGCTCAACCTCATTCCCGCCTCGTCAATGACCTCGATGAGCCTGCAGCAGTACGACCAGTTCCTGAAGGAGCATAAGATAAGCACCAACCAGGAACAGACCCAACTGGTCAAACGGGTGGGGGAGCGGATCAAAGGGGCGGTGGAGCAATATCTTACCGGCATCGGCCGAGCCGACCTCCTGGCGAACTACAAGTGGGAATTCAATCTGGTGGAGGATAAACAGGTCAATGCCTGGTGCATGCCGGGGGGTAAGGTGGCAGTGTACACCGGCATCTTGCCAATCACCAAGGACGAACAAGGCCTGGCCGTGGTGCTGGGGCACGAGATCTCCCATGCGGTGGCCGAGCATGGCAACGAGCGCATGAGCCAGGGGCTGATGGCGCAGTTGGGGGGCGTGGCGCTGTCCACGGCACTTGCGACAAAGCCGGCACAGACCCAGCAGCTCTGGATGGCGGCCTACGGTGCCGGGGCCCAATATGGCGCGATCCTCCCGTTCAGCCGCCTGCAGGAAAACGAGGCGGACCAGCTCGGACTGATCTTCATGACCATGGCCGGCTACGATCCCAACCAGGCGGTGACGTTCTGGGAACGGATGGCGGCGCAGAAAAACGGACAGGGGGGGCCGGAATTCCTCAGCACCCACCCGGCTGATGCCACTAGGATCGAGAGGATCAAGCAGCAGATTCCCGAGGTGATCGCAAAATACAGGAAATGA
- a CDS encoding NADH-quinone oxidoreductase subunit J, whose protein sequence is MEQSIFYILAALALIGTLLAVFEKHPVHAILYLVTSLFAVAVIFYLLMAPLVAAFEVILYAGAIMVLFLFVIMMLDLGHPEKGLAPQRYEWLPALVLVSISIAALVIVISRQAASPVPSLQALPLRQIAARLFQEHGLAVELVSMQLLFALVGALYLGKRREPSLPAPEGGRKPEGEDSP, encoded by the coding sequence ATGGAACAGAGCATCTTCTACATACTGGCCGCCCTGGCGCTGATCGGCACTCTCCTGGCAGTCTTCGAGAAACACCCGGTGCATGCCATCCTCTACCTGGTAACATCGCTGTTCGCGGTGGCGGTAATCTTCTATCTGCTGATGGCTCCGCTGGTAGCGGCCTTCGAGGTGATCCTGTACGCCGGTGCCATCATGGTTTTGTTTCTCTTCGTGATCATGATGCTCGATCTGGGGCATCCCGAAAAGGGGCTCGCGCCACAGCGGTACGAATGGCTGCCGGCCCTGGTACTGGTGTCCATCAGCATTGCGGCACTGGTGATCGTGATCTCGCGTCAGGCTGCATCGCCGGTTCCTTCGCTGCAGGCGCTGCCGCTCCGCCAGATTGCCGCACGCCTGTTCCAGGAACACGGTCTGGCGGTCGAGCTGGTATCGATGCAGCTGCTGTTCGCATTGGTGGGGGCGCTGTATCTGGGAAAACGGCGTGAACCCTCGCTCCCTGCTCCAGAAGGTGGCCGAAAGCCTGAGGGGGAGGATTCTCCATGA
- a CDS encoding ankyrin repeat domain-containing protein, giving the protein MESVNAKDRNGHTPLIAAAREGQKDFVLDLLHRGADLTSTSTKGKTALHYAAANGHTEVARMLLDKGADVNARDSAGHTPLMLAAIYGCNRTIQTLLDGGARPDIKTNVGTTAAQYAENNSHPLAAALLKKAGRTQ; this is encoded by the coding sequence ATGGAAAGCGTAAATGCCAAGGACCGTAACGGACACACCCCGCTGATCGCTGCCGCTCGTGAGGGGCAAAAGGACTTTGTGCTGGACCTGCTCCATCGTGGGGCAGATCTTACCTCCACCAGTACCAAGGGCAAGACCGCGCTGCATTATGCCGCCGCCAACGGACACACCGAGGTCGCCCGCATGCTGCTCGACAAGGGTGCCGATGTAAATGCCCGAGACAGTGCCGGACACACTCCTCTGATGCTGGCTGCCATCTACGGCTGCAACAGGACCATTCAGACCCTGCTCGACGGCGGTGCGCGGCCTGATATCAAAACCAACGTAGGCACGACTGCTGCCCAGTACGCCGAGAACAACAGCCACCCTCTGGCTGCTGCGCTGCTGAAAAAAGCGGGACGGACACAATAA
- the nuoL gene encoding NADH-quinone oxidoreductase subunit L: MKLYLALILLLPLAGGLFNALAGRRFPRQVGETVACGVIWGAFLCSVLAFLGFSGPVTLEYGSWLSVFDFQAPLSFYLDQLSLSLTLMITFVCGLIHLYSVGYMREESDVARYFALLNIFVFAMLVLILAGNLPLLYLGWEGVGFCSYALIGFWYTEEKNATAGRKAFIVTRIGDTAFGIAIVWMYQLSNSVSITHLNSLGPLIPAGIVTIWGLLLLIGAAGKSAQLPLSVWLPDAMAGPTPVSAQIHAATMVTAGVYLLTRMFPLIGGSETVQAAIALTGGLTAFYAATCACGQRDLKRILAYSTISQIGYMVLGVGAGALTAASFHLLTHAFFKALLFLGAGCVITALHHQQDIFRMGGLKERLPAVYWPFLAGALCLAGFPLSGGFFSKDAILGAVFEHGGALYGGLFLLGLLTALLTAFYTFRMVLVVFHGASTPLSHRSTGGNQLSHHSTDEAPVGERSRTGLPAVMTWTLVPLAILGLLGGLLNLPEYLPGHGLLERFLALQAGEHPAPVEHTTEIMLQLLAAAVSLTGLAIAWFRYTGSRRAGALAAEESDAPVTAFLKNGWYLDSLYRLLFISPFVWLARFLWKSIDEATIDGTLDGLARLTARLAQLPAGWSSGRVATALYGLGGGVAVVLVYLVWVLA; this comes from the coding sequence ATGAAGCTCTACCTGGCCCTCATACTCCTACTCCCCCTCGCCGGCGGGCTTTTCAATGCCCTGGCCGGCCGCAGGTTCCCCCGCCAGGTAGGAGAAACCGTGGCCTGCGGGGTTATCTGGGGCGCCTTTCTGTGCTCGGTGCTGGCCTTTCTGGGATTCAGCGGGCCGGTAACGCTGGAGTATGGCTCCTGGCTGTCAGTCTTCGATTTTCAGGCCCCCCTCTCCTTCTACCTGGATCAGCTCTCCCTGTCGCTGACCCTGATGATCACCTTTGTCTGCGGTCTGATCCATCTCTACTCCGTCGGCTACATGCGGGAAGAGTCCGATGTTGCCCGCTATTTCGCTCTCCTCAACATCTTCGTCTTCGCCATGCTGGTGCTGATCCTGGCCGGCAACCTGCCCCTGCTCTACCTGGGCTGGGAAGGAGTCGGCTTCTGCTCCTACGCCCTGATCGGCTTCTGGTACACAGAGGAGAAGAACGCCACTGCCGGGCGCAAGGCCTTTATCGTCACCCGCATCGGTGACACCGCCTTCGGCATCGCCATTGTCTGGATGTACCAGCTCTCCAACAGCGTCTCCATTACTCATCTGAATTCGCTGGGGCCCCTGATTCCGGCCGGCATTGTCACCATCTGGGGTCTGCTGCTGCTGATCGGAGCGGCCGGAAAATCGGCCCAGCTGCCGCTGTCGGTCTGGCTGCCGGATGCCATGGCCGGCCCCACACCGGTTTCGGCCCAGATCCACGCCGCCACCATGGTCACCGCCGGAGTATATCTCCTGACCCGCATGTTCCCCCTGATCGGCGGATCGGAGACGGTACAAGCGGCCATTGCCCTCACTGGCGGGCTCACCGCCTTCTACGCCGCCACCTGCGCCTGCGGTCAGCGCGACCTGAAGCGCATCCTGGCCTACTCCACCATCAGCCAGATCGGTTACATGGTGCTGGGCGTGGGGGCCGGCGCACTGACCGCGGCCAGCTTTCATCTCCTGACCCATGCATTCTTCAAGGCCCTGCTGTTCCTGGGGGCGGGCTGTGTGATCACCGCCCTGCACCATCAGCAGGACATCTTCCGCATGGGGGGATTGAAGGAGCGTCTGCCGGCCGTGTACTGGCCATTCCTGGCCGGTGCGCTCTGCCTGGCCGGCTTCCCCCTGAGCGGCGGTTTTTTCAGCAAGGATGCCATTCTTGGGGCAGTCTTCGAGCACGGGGGAGCATTGTACGGAGGTTTATTCCTGCTGGGGCTGCTGACGGCGCTTTTAACCGCCTTTTATACCTTCCGGATGGTGCTGGTGGTGTTCCACGGGGCTTCGACTCCGCTCAGCCACCGTTCAACCGGCGGGAACCAGCTCAGCCATCATTCGACCGATGAAGCTCCGGTCGGTGAGCGGAGTCGAACCGGGCTGCCGGCCGTCATGACCTGGACCCTGGTTCCGCTGGCCATCCTCGGCCTGCTGGGGGGGCTCCTGAACCTGCCGGAATACCTGCCGGGACACGGCCTGCTGGAACGGTTTCTGGCGCTTCAGGCTGGGGAACATCCGGCGCCGGTGGAACATACTACCGAGATCATGCTGCAACTGCTTGCCGCCGCGGTCAGTCTGACCGGCCTGGCAATCGCCTGGTTCCGCTACACCGGCTCCCGCCGGGCTGGCGCCCTGGCCGCAGAAGAAAGCGACGCACCGGTGACCGCCTTCCTGAAGAATGGCTGGTATCTCGACTCGCTCTACCGCCTGCTGTTTATCTCCCCCTTCGTATGGCTGGCGCGTTTCCTCTGGAAATCGATCGATGAAGCCACCATCGACGGCACCCTGGACGGATTGGCGCGGCTCACGGCGCGCCTGGCCCAGCTTCCGGCCGGCTGGAGCAGCGGCCGCGTGGCAACCGCCCTGTATGGGCTGGGGGGCGGGGTTGCGGTGGTGCTGGTCTACCTGGTATGGGTGCTGGCATGA
- a CDS encoding NuoM family protein, whose amino-acid sequence MTNSFPLLSFLVLLPLAGCLLLLPVWKRPRVAFPLTLGIALAEFALTLRLFADWQGMAALPSRLPGFFLLEDLPWIPFLGIRYTLGLDGISLLMVMLTAFTFCTALLVSWRAITEKTGMFLFLMLLMESGIMGVFLALDLALFYLFWEVMLIPMFFLIGIWGHGRRLYSTVKFFLFTLAGSLLMLLAIIALHLLHAQQTGVATFGLYELLQNRLPLETQLWLYAAFLLAFAIKFPLFPLHTWLPDAHTDAPTAGSVILAGLLLKTGSYGLIRFGYPLFPQAAQVLTPLVYALALIGLVYASLVAFAQEDMKRLIAYSSIGHMGYVAIGIAAWQPVALSGAIIQMANHGVTTGALFCMVGMLDERAHTRDIRAFGGLWGKVPLWSFFFLLFSLASVGLPGLNNFVGEFLVLAGTMKQSPLVAALAFVGIVLTLIYTVRLVQEVLFQQERQPLPLLDLNRRELCLLAVLALLNIWMGIHPAPLLDLIHTPVQLLIGGVP is encoded by the coding sequence ATGACGAATTCCTTCCCTTTACTCTCGTTCCTTGTACTGCTTCCCTTGGCCGGCTGTCTGCTGCTTCTGCCCGTCTGGAAACGTCCACGTGTAGCCTTTCCGCTCACGCTGGGAATCGCCTTGGCCGAATTCGCCCTAACGCTCCGGCTGTTTGCCGACTGGCAGGGCATGGCCGCCCTCCCCTCGCGCCTGCCCGGGTTCTTTCTGCTGGAGGATCTCCCCTGGATCCCGTTTCTGGGCATCCGCTACACGCTGGGACTGGACGGCATCAGCCTGCTGATGGTCATGCTGACCGCCTTCACCTTCTGCACGGCCCTGCTGGTATCATGGCGCGCCATTACCGAGAAGACAGGCATGTTTCTGTTCCTGATGCTGTTGATGGAAAGCGGCATCATGGGGGTATTCCTGGCTCTGGATCTGGCGCTGTTCTACCTGTTCTGGGAAGTGATGCTGATCCCGATGTTTTTCCTGATCGGCATCTGGGGGCACGGCCGGCGGCTGTACTCGACCGTCAAATTCTTTCTGTTCACCCTGGCCGGCTCGCTCCTGATGCTGCTGGCGATCATTGCCCTGCACCTGCTGCATGCCCAACAGACGGGAGTAGCCACCTTCGGTTTGTACGAGCTGCTGCAGAACCGGCTCCCGCTGGAAACCCAGCTCTGGCTGTACGCCGCTTTTCTGCTGGCCTTTGCCATTAAGTTTCCGCTGTTTCCGCTGCACACCTGGCTGCCCGACGCCCATACCGACGCCCCCACCGCCGGCAGCGTGATCCTGGCGGGACTGCTGCTCAAGACCGGCAGCTACGGCCTGATCCGCTTCGGCTATCCGCTCTTTCCCCAGGCAGCCCAGGTGTTGACTCCGCTGGTATACGCCCTGGCACTGATCGGTCTGGTCTATGCCTCGCTGGTGGCCTTTGCCCAGGAGGACATGAAGCGTCTGATCGCCTATTCCAGTATCGGGCACATGGGATACGTGGCCATCGGCATTGCCGCCTGGCAACCGGTGGCACTCTCCGGAGCGATCATCCAGATGGCCAATCATGGCGTCACCACCGGCGCACTGTTCTGCATGGTGGGCATGCTGGACGAGCGCGCCCATACCCGCGACATCCGCGCCTTCGGCGGCCTGTGGGGCAAGGTGCCGCTCTGGTCGTTCTTTTTCCTGCTCTTCTCGCTCGCCTCGGTGGGGCTGCCCGGCTTGAACAACTTCGTGGGGGAATTCCTGGTACTGGCCGGCACAATGAAGCAATCGCCCCTGGTGGCGGCCCTGGCTTTCGTCGGCATCGTACTGACCCTGATCTACACGGTGCGGCTGGTCCAGGAAGTGCTTTTCCAGCAGGAGCGTCAGCCGCTGCCGCTGCTGGACCTGAACCGGCGCGAACTGTGCCTGCTGGCCGTACTGGCACTGCTGAACATCTGGATGGGCATCCACCCGGCGCCGCTCCTGGATTTGATTCACACGCCGGTGCAGCTTCTGATCGGAGGGGTGCCATGA
- the nuoH gene encoding NADH-quinone oxidoreductase subunit NuoH, with translation MTASSVDIVIFAVKLGMVFFVILTLAAYLVFAERRILAWIQDRKGPNRVGPFGLLQPLADLIKLLTKEDFLPDSADKWLFYLAPAMAAIPAIMIFAVIPFGAPLDIVGRQVPLLISDLNVGLLFFLALSSIAVYGVAIGGWASNSKYSLLGGIRGLAQLISYELSMGLSLVPVVMLSRSFSLTDIVAAQQGMPFIVYQPLAFIIFLISITAECKRIPFDLPEAEGELVAGFHTEYSGMRFGLFFVGEYINIIVLGGLAATFFLGGWHGPFLAPVIWFSLKTLAFAFFFIWVRGTLPRLRYDQLMHLGWKVLTPLALLNILVTGWWLMLRS, from the coding sequence ATGACGGCATCTTCTGTGGACATAGTGATCTTCGCAGTAAAACTCGGGATGGTCTTCTTCGTCATCCTGACCCTGGCCGCCTACCTGGTGTTCGCCGAACGGCGCATTCTGGCATGGATCCAGGATCGCAAGGGCCCCAACCGCGTCGGGCCGTTCGGATTGCTGCAGCCACTGGCAGACCTGATCAAACTCCTGACAAAGGAAGACTTTCTCCCCGATTCGGCCGACAAGTGGCTGTTCTATCTTGCGCCGGCCATGGCCGCTATCCCCGCCATCATGATCTTTGCCGTAATTCCCTTTGGGGCACCGCTGGACATTGTCGGACGCCAGGTACCGCTCCTGATCTCCGACCTCAACGTGGGACTGCTGTTCTTCCTGGCACTCTCCTCCATCGCCGTCTACGGGGTCGCCATCGGCGGCTGGGCTTCCAACTCGAAATACTCCTTGCTGGGGGGTATCCGCGGGCTGGCGCAGTTGATCTCGTACGAGCTCTCCATGGGGCTGTCCCTGGTGCCGGTGGTCATGCTCTCCCGCTCCTTCAGCCTGACTGACATAGTAGCCGCGCAGCAGGGCATGCCGTTCATCGTCTACCAGCCACTGGCCTTTATCATCTTTCTTATCAGCATCACGGCCGAATGCAAGCGCATCCCCTTTGACCTGCCCGAAGCCGAGGGGGAACTTGTGGCCGGCTTCCACACCGAATATTCCGGCATGAGATTCGGCCTGTTCTTCGTGGGAGAATACATCAACATCATCGTCCTGGGAGGACTGGCAGCCACCTTTTTCCTCGGCGGCTGGCACGGTCCGTTTCTGGCGCCGGTGATCTGGTTTTCGCTCAAAACTCTGGCCTTTGCCTTTTTCTTTATCTGGGTGCGTGGCACATTGCCGCGTTTGCGCTACGACCAGCTGATGCACCTGGGCTGGAAGGTGCTGACGCCCCTGGCACTGCTGAACATTCTGGTAACCGGATGGTGGTTGATGTTGCGATCATGA
- a CDS encoding methyl-accepting chemotaxis protein, producing MNRFSIGSRLLVGFSIVTILLLAVIGAGVSSLSKSEDQLGNVKRITMLSSNVARVQAYLKTIDESIKGLILHEEQSDKDKQLAAIEGLKSKYREALDIVDKNTKTPEGKKLITELKEAVGAEDAVNQKMIAAAVAGDSATFRQLMNGEGDKAVARVSKGAEALLTFYEKRVGVRVDDAVGSSQTATRIMYAFGLAALILSVLTAIVITRGITGPLHECVNVADRIADGDLTVSVAADQGRSETSHLMRTMNNMIVRMRGAMERVSQASGAVSSAAVKLHAASQNMVNGTSEVASQASTVATSGEEMASTSLDIAGSCNAAAESSRHANDLATSGAHIVQSTVDGMERIAERVRATARNVESLGARSDQIGAIISTIEDIADQTNLLALNAAIEAARAGEQGRGFAVVADEVRALAERTTRATREIGEMIKAIQTETRQAVISMEEGVNEVEHGTEGASRSGGALQEILSQINDVTGQINQIATAAEEQSSTSRDISNNMHQITEIIQETAKGTHETAQASDQLSRLATDLESLVRQFRL from the coding sequence ATGAACAGGTTCAGCATCGGGAGCCGGCTTCTGGTTGGCTTTTCCATCGTAACCATACTGCTGCTGGCGGTAATCGGGGCAGGGGTCAGCAGTCTCTCCAAGAGTGAAGACCAGCTCGGAAATGTCAAGCGCATCACCATGCTGAGCAGCAATGTCGCCAGGGTGCAGGCCTACCTCAAGACAATCGACGAATCCATCAAGGGGCTGATCCTGCACGAGGAGCAGTCGGACAAGGACAAGCAGCTGGCCGCCATCGAGGGGCTCAAGTCGAAATATCGCGAGGCGCTCGACATTGTCGACAAGAACACCAAGACTCCTGAAGGCAAGAAGCTGATAACCGAGCTGAAAGAGGCTGTCGGCGCGGAGGATGCAGTCAATCAGAAAATGATCGCCGCCGCAGTGGCGGGCGACAGCGCCACCTTCAGACAGCTTATGAACGGCGAGGGGGACAAGGCGGTTGCACGCGTATCAAAAGGGGCCGAGGCGCTGTTGACGTTTTACGAGAAGCGGGTGGGCGTGCGCGTGGACGATGCCGTCGGCAGCTCACAGACAGCCACCCGCATCATGTATGCCTTCGGCCTGGCAGCGCTGATCCTGAGCGTCCTGACGGCAATTGTCATCACTCGCGGCATTACCGGACCTCTCCATGAATGCGTGAACGTTGCCGACCGGATCGCGGACGGCGATCTGACCGTTTCGGTCGCGGCCGATCAGGGACGTTCCGAAACATCGCACCTCATGCGCACTATGAACAATATGATCGTCAGGATGCGCGGCGCCATGGAAAGGGTCTCCCAGGCCTCCGGCGCCGTCTCGTCGGCAGCCGTCAAACTGCACGCCGCATCGCAAAACATGGTGAACGGCACCTCGGAAGTGGCGTCCCAGGCATCGACGGTGGCCACCTCCGGCGAGGAGATGGCATCCACCTCCCTGGACATCGCCGGCAGTTGCAATGCCGCGGCCGAAAGTTCCCGTCATGCCAATGATCTCGCCACCAGCGGCGCACACATCGTTCAGAGCACTGTGGACGGCATGGAGCGCATTGCCGAGCGGGTGCGCGCCACCGCCCGCAACGTGGAAAGCCTCGGTGCCCGTTCCGATCAGATCGGCGCCATCATCAGCACCATCGAGGATATTGCCGATCAGACAAATCTGCTGGCACTGAATGCGGCCATTGAAGCAGCCCGGGCCGGTGAGCAGGGGCGCGGCTTCGCCGTCGTAGCCGACGAGGTGCGCGCCTTGGCGGAGCGCACCACCCGTGCCACCCGCGAGATCGGGGAGATGATCAAGGCCATCCAGACCGAGACCAGGCAGGCGGTCATCTCCATGGAAGAGGGCGTCAACGAGGTGGAACACGGCACGGAAGGCGCGTCGCGTTCGGGAGGCGCCCTGCAGGAGATCCTGAGCCAGATCAACGACGTAACCGGACAGATCAACCAGATCGCCACGGCCGCCGAGGAGCAGAGTTCGACCAGCCGCGACATCAGCAACAACATGCACCAGATCACCGAGATCATTCAGGAAACCGCCAAGGGAACGCATGAGACCGCCCAGGCCTCCGACCAACTGTCGCGGCTTGCCACCGATCTCGAATCTCTGGTGAGACAGTTCAGGCTGTAA
- the nuoK gene encoding NADH-quinone oxidoreductase subunit NuoK, with translation MIVPLQHILILAALLFFIGMGGLLAWRANLIMMLVCIEIMLNAVMLVFVGGSAHWGNADGQLFAFFIMALTSSEVSLALALVVYLHRRKRTVNTDDFSEMKG, from the coding sequence ATGATCGTGCCGCTTCAGCATATCCTGATACTGGCTGCCCTGCTGTTCTTCATCGGCATGGGAGGGCTGCTGGCTTGGCGCGCCAACCTGATCATGATGCTTGTCTGCATCGAGATCATGCTGAATGCCGTGATGCTGGTCTTCGTGGGAGGGAGCGCCCACTGGGGCAATGCCGACGGACAGCTGTTCGCCTTCTTCATCATGGCCCTGACCTCCAGTGAAGTGTCATTGGCCCTGGCCCTGGTGGTCTATCTGCACCGCAGGAAGAGAACGGTCAATACCGATGACTTCAGCGAGATGAAAGGGTAA
- the nuoI gene encoding NADH-quinone oxidoreductase subunit NuoI: protein MTISSDIRAILGGLGVTLRHMLRKPVTIQYPEQKRTPPPRFRARIVLTRDPDGGERCVACYLCSAACPVDCISMQSAEQENGRRYAEWFRINFSRCIFCGLCAEACPTLAIQMSPDYEICSRDIMSLVAEKEDLLINGCGKDASYNFYRHAGINVTQPRGKGLEETPPVDVRTLMP from the coding sequence ATGACCATTTCTTCTGACATACGCGCCATTCTGGGGGGGCTGGGAGTCACCCTGCGCCACATGCTGCGCAAACCGGTGACAATCCAGTATCCTGAACAGAAAAGGACCCCCCCTCCACGCTTCCGTGCCCGGATCGTGCTGACCCGCGATCCTGACGGCGGTGAGCGTTGCGTGGCCTGCTACCTCTGTTCGGCCGCCTGCCCGGTGGACTGTATTTCGATGCAATCGGCGGAACAGGAGAATGGTCGGCGCTACGCCGAATGGTTCAGGATCAATTTTTCGCGCTGCATCTTCTGCGGGCTGTGCGCCGAGGCCTGTCCCACCCTGGCTATCCAGATGTCGCCGGACTATGAGATCTGCTCGCGCGACATCATGTCGCTCGTCGCGGAAAAGGAGGACCTGCTGATCAACGGCTGCGGCAAGGATGCCTCCTATAATTTTTATCGCCATGCCGGCATCAATGTAACCCAGCCGCGGGGAAAAGGGCTGGAGGAAACGCCGCCGGTAGATGTCAGGACACTCATGCCATGA
- a CDS encoding NADH-quinone oxidoreductase subunit N gives MTANDMIALMPLIILTVGSVLVLLAGAVRSGFYLYEVAAAAAAGALVWSLAVPATAIMPGLSITAFSRFFSAFLYGTGIISLLLAAGYNRRRDITGEEFPSTLLFALLGMGVACAANNLLMLFLGLESFTFAFYIMVAIEREAPRGGEAGLKYLLNGTLSAAILAMGIALIYCSRGTLRLAELAQSASSAESGTLFAAGAGLILLGLAFKLSLVPAHLWTADVYQGAPAPVTAMLSTASKAASVAALLLLLPLVPMGHLGHDIFWWLALLSMLFGNLAALVQTSLKRMLAWSSVAQMGYLAIGFVVAPSAGGIGASAFYAVAYAAAGLVTFGAVAVLSDRSERDRIEDYQGYGFKNPLAGAVLALALFSLAGIPPTAGFMGKFVIFVAALRGGETALAVVGVVTALVSVFFYLRVVVTLYMKPAQTSLSLERPLLISEVAALCIPAAVMLLAGVYPGPLLNLLAFTR, from the coding sequence ATGACTGCGAACGACATGATAGCCCTGATGCCCCTGATCATTCTGACTGTCGGCAGTGTGCTGGTGCTCCTGGCCGGCGCGGTCAGGTCCGGCTTCTACCTGTACGAGGTGGCAGCGGCAGCGGCAGCCGGCGCCCTAGTGTGGAGCCTGGCCGTGCCAGCAACGGCAATCATGCCCGGATTAAGCATCACTGCCTTCTCGCGCTTTTTCTCGGCCTTCCTCTACGGCACCGGTATCATCTCACTGCTGCTGGCAGCCGGCTACAACCGGCGCCGCGATATCACCGGCGAGGAATTCCCGTCCACGCTGCTGTTCGCCCTGCTGGGCATGGGGGTGGCCTGCGCGGCCAACAACCTGCTGATGCTCTTTCTGGGGCTGGAGTCATTCACCTTCGCCTTCTACATCATGGTGGCGATCGAACGCGAGGCACCCCGCGGCGGTGAGGCGGGGCTGAAGTACCTGCTGAACGGCACTCTTTCGGCAGCCATTCTGGCCATGGGCATTGCCCTGATCTACTGCAGCCGCGGCACACTGAGACTGGCGGAGCTGGCACAATCGGCGAGCAGTGCGGAATCCGGCACCCTGTTCGCAGCCGGTGCCGGCCTGATTCTGCTGGGGCTGGCCTTCAAGCTTTCCCTGGTCCCGGCCCACCTATGGACGGCCGACGTCTACCAGGGAGCCCCGGCCCCGGTAACCGCCATGCTTTCGACCGCATCCAAGGCCGCTTCGGTTGCGGCCCTGCTGCTCCTGTTGCCTCTTGTGCCGATGGGGCATTTGGGTCACGACATTTTCTGGTGGCTGGCGCTCCTGTCAATGCTGTTCGGCAACCTGGCAGCCCTGGTGCAGACCAGCCTCAAGCGGATGCTGGCCTGGTCTTCGGTAGCCCAAATGGGCTATCTGGCGATCGGGTTCGTGGTTGCCCCGAGCGCCGGGGGTATCGGGGCATCGGCCTTTTATGCTGTGGCCTATGCCGCGGCCGGGCTGGTTACCTTCGGTGCCGTAGCGGTGTTGTCGGACCGGTCCGAGCGGGACCGCATCGAGGATTATCAGGGCTACGGCTTCAAGAATCCGCTGGCAGGGGCGGTCCTGGCCCTGGCCCTGTTCTCCCTGGCTGGCATCCCACCCACCGCCGGCTTCATGGGCAAATTCGTCATCTTCGTAGCAGCGCTACGGGGGGGCGAAACCGCGCTGGCCGTGGTGGGGGTCGTGACGGCACTGGTGTCCGTATTCTTTTACCTGCGAGTCGTGGTTACGCTTTACATGAAGCCGGCCCAGACCTCTTTGTCCCTGGAACGTCCCCTGCTGATATCCGAGGTAGCGGCACTGTGCATCCCTGCAGCGGTGATGCTGCTGGCCGGTGTCTATCCCGGTCCACTGCTGAACCTGCTGGCATTCACGCGGTAA
- a CDS encoding DUF4337 domain-containing protein: MSQNDSSEQKKDRWMGYLALSTAIMAVLAALTTLYMGKYSSRAILAQGQESDQWAFYQAKSIKQHTFDLGKKALELQYRSQKGLSPMVAAEYEKTVAAYGNEVKRYDQEKKEIKDKAEVLGKDKLKAQAMGGNFAYALIFLQIAIMLSSLASLTKRHYLWYIALLCNIGWLFFFLDGWLLFY, encoded by the coding sequence ATGTCGCAGAATGATAGCTCTGAGCAGAAAAAAGATCGCTGGATGGGATATCTGGCGCTTTCTACTGCCATCATGGCGGTTCTGGCCGCACTGACCACCCTGTACATGGGCAAGTATTCATCGCGGGCCATCCTGGCCCAGGGGCAGGAGAGCGACCAGTGGGCCTTCTACCAGGCCAAAAGCATCAAGCAGCACACCTTTGACCTGGGCAAAAAGGCGCTGGAACTGCAGTACCGCTCCCAGAAGGGGCTTTCGCCGATGGTGGCCGCCGAGTACGAGAAGACTGTGGCGGCCTACGGCAATGAGGTCAAGCGCTATGACCAGGAGAAAAAGGAGATCAAGGACAAAGCCGAGGTTTTGGGAAAGGATAAGCTGAAGGCGCAGGCCATGGGGGGCAATTTCGCCTATGCGCTGATCTTCCTGCAGATCGCCATCATGCTCTCGTCGCTGGCCAGCCTGACCAAGCGCCATTACCTGTGGTACATCGCCCTGCTGTGCAACATCGGCTGGCTGTTCTTCTTTCTGGATGGCTGGTTGCTGTTCTACTGA